Part of the Streptomyces europaeiscabiei genome is shown below.
CGAACATCGACAAGTCCATCGGCGACCGCATCGCCCAGGGCGTGCGCGCCAAAGCGGGCGACAAGGATCCGAAAGCCGCCGAACAGGGTAATCCCGCCCGGCGCAGCATGCAGGAAAAAGCCTGACCGCCTGACGGATCGGCCCCCTACGGTGGGCTTCCGCCTCCCGGCACCGCCGGCGCGGAGGTCCACCGATCCATGCGCAGCCGATCAACTCGCTGGAAGGCACGTGCCTGCACCGGCCAGGCAAACATGCTCGCGCCAACGGGGTGCTCTGCATGAGCGGTTCGTGCACCGGTTCAACCGGGAGGAGCCACGTCAGTCGAGGTCGGCCTACATGGCGGGCCCGATCGCTCCGCTGGAGCGGCCTCCGCTCGCGTGAACCCGTGACTCCGCTCCACTTTCGCCACATGCAGCGGTGCGCCGCTGGGCGGCGGACAGGAACGGCATCACCGCCAGCGAGAGGGCGGCGAGGACGATGCCGGGAAGGGAGCGTTCGGCCTCGCCTGTTCCGGTCAGGGCACGGACGGCGTCGAGCAGGAAGAACGACACCGAGGTGATCCGCAGAGCGGCCTTCTCACGGGCTTCGCGCACGGCGTGCTCACGGGCGGAGAACTGCCAGGCGACCGCGGCGGCGGAGGAGACCTCGATGGCGGAGTCCAGGCCGAAGCCGATCAGGGCGGTGGAGGAGGCGAGGGTGCCGACGGTGAGAGCGACGGCTGTCGGCCCATGTCGATGGGCTCTCCCTCGTGGTGGAGGACCACGCCGTGCCAGGTGTTGGACAGGGCGAGCGCCACCGCTTCTGGGGCCTTGCCCGAGAGGCCGGCATCGGTGCGCAGGCGGCGGACCACTGCACGGAAGGCACGCTCTCGCTCAACTCGTACAGGTCGTTCAAGCTGTCCACTTCCGATCGTGCGACGTGCGCGGTGATGGGCCTGGCTCGTTCTCGGCTCGTTGGTCAGTGACCGGTTTCGGCGTGGTCGCCGTGGTCGCTGAGCTGTGCTTCGAACCAGTCGTGCAGGGCGTCCACCAGCGCGGGCTCTTCGGTGGTGTAGGTGAGGGAGGCCCCCTCGGGCCGTTCCCGGTAGCGGACTTCGATGCGCTTGTAGCCCTTCTCCAGTTTTGCAAGGCCCGGCATCCTGTCGCCGTGAATCTGTGCGGGATCGCCGAAGTCGCCCTTGCCGAACGCCTTGGCCTCCTGCTGGAGGTGGGTGCGTATGAGGCCGATCTGTCTGGAGTCGTCGGGCTGGTCGGCGACGACGTCCTGAATGCCGCCCGTCACGGTGGGGGTGAAGTGGTGGGTGGTCGCTTCGAGGTCGAAGGGCATCACGGTCCGGCCGCGTTCGGCGACCGTTTCTTGCCGGTCGGTTTGGCTCTTGTCACCCTCTTGCTGCGTACCACCGATCCAGAAGGTGACGCCCAGTGCCGCGCCGACACTTGCCGCGGTGATGCCAGCTGTCAGCAACCGACGCTCGCGGTGATTCATCCAGTGCCTCCGTGAGCCTGTCGAGGGCGTGCAGTACGCCGGCTCCGTTGTGGGTGGGATCGCTGTGATGCGGTGACCAACAGGGCGATCGGGCTGGTCAATCGGCTTGGGCTTACTGGTGCTTGGCGGGGATCAGCCACAGGGCGATGACGGTGGAGACCGCGGCCACGCCCGTGGCGACGAGAAACGCGTCGTCGAAGCCGGAGGCCGTCTGGGTGCCGGAGCGGGCGACGATGCTCGTGGCGGCGGCGCTGGAGACGGCAGCGGCGCCGGCCGATGCGCCGAACTCGTGGAAGGTGCTGACGATGCCCGACGTCACCCCGGCCTCGTGAGGGGCCACGGTGGCGAGCGCGGTGGCGGAGGCGACGACGAACAAGGCGCCCAGGCCCGCCGCTGCGACGCTCACGCCGGTGACCATCGCGGTGGTTCCGGACCGGAGCACCGGAACGAGGAACCCGGCGGCCGCGACAGACAGGGCGACCACAGCCAGCAGCCGTGCCCCCAGACGGCCGATCACGCGGCCGGCGGCTGCGGCGGCGACCACGGTCAGCAGTGCCACCGGCAGGAACAGCACGCCGGTCATCAAAGCACCGTGGCCCTGGCGGTTCTGGAGGTAGAAGGAGCCGAGGAAGAAGGCCCCCACCATCAGCGCCGTGGTGACAGCGATCACGAAGGTGCCCGCCACCACCGGGCGCCGGCCCAGCAGACGCAGATCCATCAGCGGTGCCACGACCCGGCGCTGCCAGAGGGCGAACACCGCGTAGGCGGCTGCCGCCGCGGCGACCAGGGCAACGGTGACGTTGTTCAGCCAGCCGTGGTCACCGGCACGGATCAGGGCGTAGATGAGGGCACCGGTCGCGGCGGCGACCAGAGCAGCGCCGGGTACGTCAAGGGAACCGGTGCCCGCACGGGGCAGGCCGGGAAGGATCCGGGCGAGCGAGACAAGGACGATCAGGCCGACGGGGACGTTGACGAAGAAGACCCAGGCCCAGCCCGGACCTGCCGTGATCAGCCCGCCCAGCAGCACGCCGAGTGCGGCACCCCCGCCGCCGAGTGCCGACCAGATGCCCAGCGCGCGGTTGCGCTCGTCGCCGTCGAACAGCCGCACCACCACGGACAGAGCGGCGGGCGAGAGCATCGCGGCGCCCGTCCCCTGGGCGATCCGGGCGGCGAGCAGCAGCGGGGCGCCGGTGGCGAGTCCGGCGGCCAGCGACGCGGCGGTGAACACGGCGAGCCCGGCCAGGACGACCCGCTTGGGACCGAACAGGTCCGCGGCCCGGCCGCCGAGCAGCATCAGACTCCCGAACGTGAGGGCGTATCCGCTGACCACCCAGGTCAGTGCCGCGCGGTCCAGGTGCAGTTCCACGCCCATGTCGGGGAGTGCGATCGCGACGACGGTGATGTCGAGGATCAGCATCAGCTGTGCCAGTCCCAGCAGTCCCAGGGCAGTCCAGCGCAGCGGATGCGGTGCATCCGGTGCGCGTGTGGTGGTGGTTTCCGTGTCGCTCATGACGCTCACCCCTCGTCGTTAAGTCGTACAGGTGTGTTCACGTTATACGCCCCGGGGGTATAAGCCAAACAGCGCTGTACGACTTACTGGGGTACTGTGGGCGCATGGGCAGCAAGAACTCCACGGCCACCAAGCGCGCTGACGCCCTGCGCAGCATCGAGGCGATCGTGCGGGCCGCGGCCGAATGCCTCGGACGCAATCCCGAGGCGAGCATGAGCGAGATCGCCCGGGCTGCGGGTGTGGGCCGGGTGACGCTGTACGCGCACTTCACCTCCCGCGCAGAGGTCGTCGACGCGGCGATGAGCCGCGCCATCGACCGGGGCAACGAGGTACTGGACAGGGTCGACCTGACCGGTGACCCCCTACTCGCCCTGGCCCGGTACATCGAGGCCGGCTGGCACCTGGTCGACGAGGCCCGGGCGCTGCTCGCCGCCGCGCAACGGGAGCTCTCCGCCGGACGCATCCGCGAACTGCACGCCGGACCCGCCGCCCGGGTCGAGGCGCTGGTCGCCCGCGGCCGAGCCGAGGGCACCTTCCGTACGGACCTGTCGATCGCCTGGATGGTCAATGTCCTGCACGCGGTCATGCACAGCGCGGCGGAGGAGATCCGCGCCGGCCGCCTCACCTCCGACCGCGCCGCCGACCACATCACGGCCACGGTGCTGGCCGCCTTCACGTCCCCGGGAACACCGGTACCCGAGACCGGCGGGGCCCGCCCGTAATTCGAAGCGAAGATCTGCGAACTCCGAGCAGTACCAAATCAGTTCGCCGCCACGGTGATCTCTTCGAGAGATGGCAGCCAGGCGGTGAAGGGCATCGTCTGGTGCGGGGGGAGGTCGCCGCGCAGGCGTACGAAGCGAACCGGGTGGTGGTTGCGCCTCCTCTCTGACACGAAAATAGAGGCTTCGTGCCGGTCAGGTCGCCTCGATGGGTTC
Proteins encoded:
- a CDS encoding aspartate carbamoyltransferase, which gives rise to MNHRERRLLTAGITAASVGAALGVTFWIGGTQQEGDKSQTDRQETVAERGRTVMPFDLEATTHHFTPTVTGGIQDVVADQPDDSRQIGLIRTHLQQEAKAFGKGDFGDPAQIHGDRMPGLAKLEKGYKRIEVRYRERPEGASLTYTTEEPALVDALHDWFEAQLSDHGDHAETGH
- a CDS encoding MFS transporter — protein: MSDTETTTTRAPDAPHPLRWTALGLLGLAQLMLILDITVVAIALPDMGVELHLDRAALTWVVSGYALTFGSLMLLGGRAADLFGPKRVVLAGLAVFTAASLAAGLATGAPLLLAARIAQGTGAAMLSPAALSVVVRLFDGDERNRALGIWSALGGGGAALGVLLGGLITAGPGWAWVFFVNVPVGLIVLVSLARILPGLPRAGTGSLDVPGAALVAAATGALIYALIRAGDHGWLNNVTVALVAAAAAAYAVFALWQRRVVAPLMDLRLLGRRPVVAGTFVIAVTTALMVGAFFLGSFYLQNRQGHGALMTGVLFLPVALLTVVAAAAAGRVIGRLGARLLAVVALSVAAAGFLVPVLRSGTTAMVTGVSVAAAGLGALFVVASATALATVAPHEAGVTSGIVSTFHEFGASAGAAAVSSAAATSIVARSGTQTASGFDDAFLVATGVAAVSTVIALWLIPAKHQ
- a CDS encoding TetR/AcrR family transcriptional regulator; this translates as MGSKNSTATKRADALRSIEAIVRAAAECLGRNPEASMSEIARAAGVGRVTLYAHFTSRAEVVDAAMSRAIDRGNEVLDRVDLTGDPLLALARYIEAGWHLVDEARALLAAAQRELSAGRIRELHAGPAARVEALVARGRAEGTFRTDLSIAWMVNVLHAVMHSAAEEIRAGRLTSDRAADHITATVLAAFTSPGTPVPETGGARP